In the Pogona vitticeps strain Pit_001003342236 chromosome 2, PviZW2.1, whole genome shotgun sequence genome, GTAGGGATGGTGAACCAGAAGCCACCTCTCCCTTTCCCCAGGATAAACATCTGTGGCATTCTGGCAGCAAGACTTAATGTCAGTTTTTGCCCTGAGGGTTTACACATTCCCTCTCTGCTTCCAAGGACAACATGCAAAGTTGGGCAGCACCGCTAGAACGCTGCTGAAGTGGGCTGACAATGTTAATTTCAATTCATGAAGATTTGGAACAGAGGAAAAGGAAGGCCCAGAGTGTTGCAACTCCCTAAAAGTCCTGATTAATTTGTGTAAGAATATTAATTCAGCTGTGGCatgtaaaaataatatatatcttGAACCCTGCCGTGTAGAGGAGTCCGCAATTTTGAATGCCTGATTTCCCTTCTGAACATGGATTTCCTAATTGAAGCTTTGGGGAGAAAAAACTAATCAGTGAAAATGCCTAAGGAAAAAGAAGTTTTATAGGCCAAGGTTACAGAATAGCTTGGGAGCTTGTCCAAGCTGTTGGTGGTGCAGTGCTGTGGTTCCTTCTGACCCAAGAAAGCCAGTGCTTCATCTTTGTCAGAAGGCCACAGAGTGGCCAAGTCCCTTAAGTGAACTGTAGGACACTGCTAAAATCTAGAGTCAAGGATCAACTAAACAGGTATTTGGAGTGGGACTTGTCTTGTGGAATGCTGCATCTTTAGACATTTTTTTATGAGAGTGGATGCATCTGATGTGTCATGTCACAGCCTTGTAAATATCTTTTAAAGGATGTGAGTGTATAATCACTAGTAGCACCTCACAATGTGATTTACTTACATTGTATGTGAAGTATGAGCAGTAGATCTGGATGGATGCAAGTAATTTTCCCCTGGGTACTTGGTAAGATCATCACTGAATCATTCACTAGATTCCCACAGATTTATGCTCCCCTTTCTGATTTGGTGGCTGTATGGGTGGGGTCTGAGATCAGAAGGGAATACAGTAACTAGAAAGGAGGCTGGGATCAAAAAGGGACAAAAATACAATCCTTTAAAGATGCCTGCAGATTTATGACTAATGTATTCTGTGCAATAGGAGGAAACTACTTATAACAAGAGGAAAAAAGGCCTCCAATGCTTGAATTTATTAGTTTGTGCAGCTTGGATCTACCAGCTGCCACTTGTCAGCAGCATACAACATCTGAACCTGTCCTGTGGCACAAGGGAGGCATTCCAGCTCAGGAGTACCGTCTCCTTGTTATCTCCTCCTCCACATTGTCTTggtgatggctttttaaaaaaaaaacaaacccattgTTCTACGGAGGGATGTCAGATGTTTCTTTGGTTACAGGGCTTAGTCACACCACTCTTGGTCAAGAAAAGATTGACATGGCATTCAGCTGATAACCTCCACAACCATTttacatattaaaacaattttgtttttttaaaaaataaaacacagactgCATGACAAAGTTGTGTTTATTTTGGGACTAAAGTGATCGTAACTTTAGTTGTAGGTTCACTGTGTTTTGAACAGCACCACTCAATAACATGCTGCCCCCATCTTTCCCCAAACTAGATGTGGCGGGACCCCTTCCCCATCATCTGTGTCCAAAATCaagctgggagttgcagtccaacccaAATCGAGAACAGATGTATGACACCATTGTTTTACTTGATGAGTTGCAATGAGTTTTGGACTCACAGAGTCTCCTCTTGAGTGACACACAGAAAGCACAGCAGCTTTGGTATCAGTTCTTGCTTAGCCACTTGTTATCTGAACCAACAAACTATTGCTTAATGTTAAGGTTTGTTTCAAACCAACCATAGATAACACTAACCAACAATTTGCTGATTTGGACGACATGACAAGTTGCAGTTATGCCAAAACAGAAGAGAAGCTCCTGAGCTCCTGTCTGTTGTTCTGAAGTGAGGAGCATGTCCAAGACCAAGGCTCCCAGTGGCCTTTTCTTGCCACATTAGCCTCGGGCATAGGGCGATGTGCAAAGCAGGTTCACAAGGCTCTTAAAGATTAAGGCTATAGCGACAGTCTTCTGTGTGCCAAGGCAAACATGCCCATCAAAGCAGGCAAGTGGAACCAGCCACATTTGTCTGTCTTCTTGGAGTAGAGATACTTTCAAACACATTTTGTAGGCAAGATATGGCAGAAACAGCATTCCACTCTGTTCCATTTAACAGGATGGGCTAGCGCTTCCAGGCCCCTTTCCCACTTGTCCAGCCCTCAGATATGCTGGGACCAGAACTCTAATCTTCCTCAATgtggattttgggagctgcagtccaaaaacatgtgaGATACACACACCATTGAGGAGGTTACCCCAGAAGCTTATTCAGTACTACACCATTTCTGTTTTCTGATCCAACAAGTTCTCAATATGGACTGATATGAAAGAAGGGGTGAGTTTACAGGCTCATACATTTCTGCCTTTCCAGCAAAAGGCTCTCACTGTACCAAATTCCATTATTTTTGCAGCCTGGAGAATCTTTAACAGAAATACCTCTGAATGACAGTTGCAGTCAAGAGTCAAAGGGGTCTTTGCTTTGCCATACCAGTTGTTAATGGGAAAAGATTCAAACCCCATCAGATGGCCTGAAACAAAGCAACTCTGACCAAGGAAGCATGCAAACTGCAACTCATAAATCTGAACTACATGCTTTTGCACACATCTGAAAAAACGGTTAAATGATGCACACACTTGccaagaggaggaaagaggtagATGCAAGCTGTCCTACATGGGTAATGCCTCCTTGAAATTCCTTCATTTGACCTTCTAGCGTTGCTTCCTCTTGCAGCAAGTGATGGGTAGagttttcaagtacagtatagTTCTAGGATGCACTTGAGATAGGAATGGTTTAGAAGCATAAACCTAGGCTTTTATAGCCAAGAGGAACAAAGGCAGGATGAGTCTTTATTATTGCTAATGTGCGCCTGTGACTGAAGATCAAAACAGCAGCTTGGCTCTGTTTAAGAATGCATTCAATACTAACTATCCCTGCATTCTCAAGAATTTATCCCTAGCATGGAATGTCTTCCCATATTGAACACTTAGTGGAAATTCTTTCACCCTCTTGCTACCATTTCTGAAGTCAGATGTACCCAATCCCCAGAGGATAGACAGAGCAAAACAAGAATCCAGCATTAATATAAGGgttaagaacacacacaaacagagagaggcAGCTTCCAACCAGATCAGATAACAAAGCATGAGAACAGATTCCAACTTCAAACACAGAAACTAAAGCAAGTAATTTCAAGGCAACTGAGTAAGAATAAAATGCAAATGCTTCTTTGGAAATGTGGCAGGCGTAACACACTATCCAGAACCTGGAGGCTGGGTGAACTGGTTGTCGCAGGTTAGGCACCAGTACAAGGAGAAGAAACCGTGTGTTACAGCACTGAAGTATGAAACTGGCTGGCAGCACTGGGGCTTCAACCTCCTCCTGGAGCATGTGCAGCTCAACATATATCCCCAGGCATCAGCACCCACCGGATCTGGACTACCCAAAGTTACATAATTGCAATTGGGTCAATAAGGCTCTTCCCCAAATTGCTGGCAGCCTCTTACACTGGTTCCCAATGGTCCTATGGTCTGCGCTCTGTCACACCTCTTCCTCTGTGATCTGTTTAATCTGCCGACTATGAAGAGCTTGCTGAACACCTTCTGCTGCCTGATTTAACCGAGTCTCCAGTGCACTCCGTAGGTCATTCACTTTCACATCTGGGAGGGGATTAAGGGCAATTATCACACCTCCTggccctccttcttcctcctcctccaggtctCGCCTCTTGCGGCGCAAATCCAGATCAGCTTGCAGCTTGAGGTCTCTATTGGGTTTAGCATTTTCTTGGTCTCTCTGGGCAGGCATCTGCTCCAGCTTCACAACAGGGTCACTCTCAGACCCCCGTATTTTCTCTGGCTCCTTTGGCTCTCCCTGTGAATCCAGCCGTGGCTTATTAGCATGAATCACCTGTGCGTTGGGAGCTTCAGCTGCCATCTTCTCTCTACTGCTGTCTCCTTGGCCCTGCACGCCATCAACTGGGTCCAAAGGCAAGGATTGCTTCTTCTCAACTTTGTCAGGCTTCATAgcttcttggactgcaaaattCTCTTGTATCTTCCCATCAGCCTTTGCTTTATGTGAAGGATCTTCTTGCTGCTCTTTATGGTGGGTCTCTTCTTTCTTAGCCTCTTGGGCAAATGGGACTCTCTCAAGGACCCTCGGAGGACTCCTCTCAGCATCTACATGGCTGTTAGCTGCATCAGATTCCTCTCTTCGGCCTTCGCCTCCTTCCACAACCTTTGCTCTTTCCAGAACATTCTTAATTTTTTCCTGGGCATTTTGTGCCACCTCAGTATCCTGGCCTTCTTTTAGTTTCTCAATCTTTGCCAGCTTTTCTTGCTGTTGTCTTTCAGCCCGAACTATCTGTGAATTGCTTCTAATTGGCTCCACTAACTTATCTGCCTGGTTTTTCACAGATTGGTGCTGTGCTATTTTCTCACCCTCATTTACATGAGCTGCAGGATTTTTAGGGGGAGCTCTTGTTAATATGCTGTTCATATTTTTCTGCTCTCCTTGAACCATGGCTTGCTTTTTCTGCCAATCAGAGTCTAGGGGTTGATTGTCAAGCACATGTAGTGGATTATCTGGTCTATCCTTAGCTACATTCTTTGCAGCATCTTCAAGTTTACTTTCAACAGCTTCCTCTCGTTCCTTACTCTTGGCAAAAGGCAGATCAGGCTCCTGGTGTACTTCTGTTGCAAAGAGAAGCGGAGAGCATTCAGTTATTGTTTATGACAGCAAAGGGGAGATCTACCAATAACCGAGGAGTTTACACACAAGACTCTCAAAGGGTTGTGCCAGCTTCTCCCTTCTGCCCAGCAGAATACTTACCTGACTGTCATGGTTACTGAAATAGTTCTGAAACCATAAGTATGACATAAATGAAGTAAGCAGGAAATCCTGTTTTAAGCTTCCTGCAATTCTGGATAACCACAAACTTCactgtctccttccctccatttcttctatatCTGTGCACTTTCTAAATCACCCAGGAGCTGGAGCTTTCACAGCCATGAAGCAACATACAGCTCTGCCTTCCAGAATGAAGATAGCTTTATAGCACTAGAGAGAAAGGAGAGCAAGGAGCTCGCCCAGAACAGTCTAGAGACTAAAGCTGAAGATGTGGGCACAGTCACAGCTTCACCCACAGGCCCCATCTTCTCACAGTGCCTGCTGAAGCCCTCTACCCAGTTGGTACCTTGCTGCATCTTTTCTTCACCTCCATCCTCTTGCCTCTGCTGGTGGATCTCCTTGTGCTGTTCCTCAATCACTGCCAGCAGCTTTGCCTGCTGGTCTAAGAGCTGCTTCTGCTGAACCTGCTGTTCTTTAATGACTTGCAATAAGACTGCATGGTCCAGGagcttcttcttcccatcttCTAGAATAAGAAGAAAGGCGGGGCAGGGGGGAGAAAATGGGGAAATAAGATGAGGATGAATGCACCAAAATTGTACCTTGTGTATCTTCCCTCCAAGGGGTCAGAAAGAAAGGCCCCAACACTTTTACATTTCTCTAATACTGAGGGAACGACTCATTGTGGTACCTAATATTTACCTTTGGCCACAAGAAACCCAGTACCTTCTGGGAAGACTTAGCTGGAAAGTATTGCTATTCTAGCTTTGTTGAGTCTCATGTCTGTGCTTTCAAGAGGAACAGCaaacaatgcattttaaataGGAAGGGATAGCTCTTTCCAAAGAAAAGCCAAGTTCTGATCAATAAAAGCTGCCAGCCCTAGCAAAGCATAAAGCTAAAAGCAGGCAAAGATTCAGGGAATGAATGCTGTGACATTTGAAACGAGAAGGACTTGTAAACCTATTGTGGCTgttctttaaaaggaaggtgTTTCAGGCATACACAGATAAAGATGTCTGGGAACTGTGAAGGAACTGAAGGAATCTCAAGAGATTCCAAAATGATAGGCCTAATCTGTGGTCTGGCCATGGAAATGGGGAGGAACACAGTACCTGCAATAAATTCAGACAGAAAATGCACAATGTTCTTTTCTACTAACACCATCGTATACACTATATCGCTCCTCATAAATCTAGACCCTGGAGATTAAGAGTTGCGTTTTCTTTCACTCCATTCCTGCCTGAAACTGGCTTCCTAATCTTGGCTGTTCCAATCCCATTgtgaagcagaaggaaggaagacattgTGAAACCGTACCTTTGTTTGTTATACCAAGCAAAGCCCTACAAGGAGATGACGCGGGAAGCCCAGATGGAAAGAGATGGGCAGTGTTGTGTGCTCTGTATATATCTATTGCAAAAGTAATTTTCCACTGAAATGCAGCAACCCAATAGGGAAAAATTCTAGAGGAAGTAGCATGACAGGAGAGCTGCTACTCCTTAGAATGTAAGAAAACACACTTTTCTTTGGGAAGCTATAGTGTAAAAGGTAGCTTCTCCACATTCCTCTCAAATAGAGTTCCAGGTCTTCTCCAGATAGTTGCCCCCTAGAGCAACCTTTGCGATTCAAATGCTGGCTGTTTGTGAGCTGCCTGGTAACCCCTTTCTTGATTAGAGGGAAGACAACCCACCTCCCTGTTCACTGGAGCTGACTGTACTCTGGCCAACCTGCATCTGGCTCGAGGGCAAGGAAAGAACAAGGGCAATCTGAAGTGCTTTTCTGTCACTGCATACCTGGGCTCTTGGCAACATGCATGTGGAAGAGTGGTCTGCCGCTCCCTTCTTCACCGTTGCTTTCTCCACATGGGCAGTGATGCGTCTGAAGAAGAGAGGCTCCTGCTCTCATGTACACTTTCCGTGTGAGCAAAACCCCTCACGTATCCTTGGCCGTGTGCAGAGCAAGCAGGGCCCTTCTCTTCAGACGTATCATTCTCCATGTGGAGAAAAGACCACGAGAGACAAGAGGGCGAGCCACTGCTCTCCCAGTGTGCTGCCAAGTACCAGCTAATCCCTTGTCTCTGGTGTTCTTTTCTCCACATGACTAAACTGGCTTTGAGCCATGGCAGGCACCCCTCTTGCTCACCTGCGTTCAAACTGCCTACTCAGTCTCAGGGTCTGCCTATGGGAATGAACCGTGACCCACATCACAGATGTGAGCAGCCAGAGTCCCACTCCAACCTAATTCAAACACTgagggttgttgtgagtttttcgggctctttggccgtgttctgaaggttgttcttcctaacgtttcaccagtctctgtggccggcatcttcagaggacaaataCTGAGCTCACATTCCTGACTTCTGTGCTCCTAAGTTCCAGTTACTTTGTCCCAATTATTTAAGTGCATctcctggaggaggagaagcggaTACATCGGAACTGAGGACGAAACTTGCTTGCCTCACAGAGAGCAGTAAGTACAGACCCAGAGCGCCACATGTATTTGTAGACAGACAAGGCTGCCCGGTTGTGGTTTGTGACTGGTACCGGCAAGGCACGCCTTCATTTGGCCTAGGTATGTTTAAGAGACATTTTGCTGTTGAATGGTGCCTCGAGCCTTCCTCCTGGGAGTGCAGGAAAATATACAGTTTCAGCTTTGTAGCACTTCAGGAAAATATAGTGGCTCAAAATAAGTGTCATAAGGGTCAGCATTTAAATCAGCAATTCACCAACAGAAACACAGCTTTTTAGCAGGAACATCCCACTAGTTTACAAACAAGAGAAGCTGAAAGTACACACTCATTTGTAATGCTTCTGTGATCCAATGAAAGTTCTGCCAAACCCAGAATTTTTATGAAGAGTTCAcgctgtgtttttgtttgtttctgtttttgttttaataatctGCTTTTGAAAATATCACCATGAATGACCCGGGACAAATTCTACTGTGACAAGAAGTGACTTTTCCATGAGACTCCAATGAGGATTCCATCTCTTCTGACCACTAGATACGACTAAGAGTTTGGCTGTAACCGACTTTGAACCTCATGCAatacatacttttttttaaaaaaatgtaaacactgACACCAACTTTGTATTTTACTGTTCCAGGGCTACTCGAGAGGTCCCTAGCCTTGTGCAAAGCAACCAAAAAATTTGGTGAGAGGGGCAAGTCAGGCCGTGGTCTTCAAGGAGATGAAGAGCCTACAAACGGAtacccttctcccctccctcatGCAGAATCTAAAACACCATTTTATTCTTCTGGCCGTCTGACTGCATGAGCCACGGGCATCACACCCAGCCTAGTTGTTGGACTTCCCACTTCAGCTCCAGGTTTCATAACATTGCCCGATGAAGAGTTCTCGAGAACTCATACACTCACCTTATGTTTAATTTCTCACTGAGCCGATAAAGGCACTGCCTAACCCATGAGATCAAAATAATGAGCTCTGCCAATTTTCAAAAAGGGCAGAAAGGCGTGGCTTTTGAGAGACTGAATGAGATGGGATGGTGAACCAGGAGCAAATATTTCAAGGTTTCAAAAATCTTTGCTATCTAGGGATTTCACTTTAACAACTAAAAACCAGTGGGGTACACTGGTTAAAAGAACTGGAGggggacttgggagatccaggttcaattcCCTGCAAGCCCTGTACGGCTGCGGTGAGGATGCAATGGAGAGAAGAGCCATGCTCAGAAttcactggaggaaaagtcatAGCTAATCCATCCATAAACTGATACAGCTCCCTTAAAAACCGGGACAGATTTCAGACTGCGCACCATGTAGAATGGCTCCAACTTTAAATGAGAGAGGCTGAGACTCAGCTTTGCCTGGAAATCATGTCCATAGCCATGTCATATGCAAGTCAGCCCACACCAATCCTAGCTAATTACTCTTCCCCGCCCCCGTCCACTCTGGTTCTTATATGACTGGCCTGAATCATCCGATTTTAAGGGTTATTTGCAAactggttttaatgtgtttatctttattttttggttttgtaTCACATTGGTtgcaaccacccagagtagtgccttggcactaatgggagtgggataataaataaacaaacgaacaaacaaataaacggCCAGTAGGAAACAGGTGCTGTTGCTCAGCAGGAAGGCCATGGCACGCTGTGCTTGTTTAAGGTGCTGTCCAGTCTTGGTACGAGGAAAGAAGGGGTCCCACAGTCTCAAAGAAGTCATCAGCCTTGCCTAAGAATTTTTGCTATCTAGACAattatacagtacttctaaaCTCTCATGTACTGTGATCGCTGCTGTCATTTGGGGAATTAGAATTCCCTATGCTGTagttttaagtattttttttaaaaaaagatttccctTCTGCTGATAGTGTTCTGTTTTTGTTAAGGAGACAGCAGCCAGTCAACCTCTTCTGTATGGGGTTCACGCCAGCCACGCAACCTCTCGCTctcaacctccctccctcctctcacTATTACACGTGCCCTTTGCTTGTGAGGTATGCTTTGCTTTAAAGAGGACCCCACCCATTCCATAGTAGGAGTGCTCCACAGGACACTACGGTGTTCCAAATAAGAGCTGTATCTGTACTTCGTTCAGAATAGTCCCAGTATCCATTTCATAGCTCCAGAAAGTTCCCCCGTTGTAAAAGCTGCACTGCTTTCTCTGCAAACAAGTAAGAACCAGCGATCCCTTGCCGGTAACATATGGAGACATTAGCCACAATATACTCCTGGGGGTACAGAGGTACAAATGATTGCTATTAAGGGTGTAGATTACCCAGAAATAGTATTAAAAGACATCCAGATGGTTTGGGCATTGTCCTCAAGAGGAGACTGCGAGAGAAGTTGGAAGACTAGGAGGATGAAGGACACGGGGGAAGTCTGCAAAGAGCCTCATCCATATTCGAAGCTTACATACAGAGAAAAGTGGACAGAGTGAACATCTGTTCCTAGGAAGCCCGTCCCTGTGGTCTCAGACCTGCACAGTATTGTCAAAACACATGACCTTGAGGACTTCTGGAAGGACTGGCTTTGTGGTACCTGTTTCATCCTTAGATGGGGGGAGAAGCGACGTCTTTTGACTAGCCGGGGGAATCTATTTGCAGCGGAGCAGCCATGCTCCCTTCTAAAGCAAGAGCAGTCTTGGCATGCTTTCCATGACAAGCAGAGGCCTTGGCAGGGCTTGATTGTTTTCTCCTGGACGTGGGAGGGCTTGCACCATCGGTTTAGAGAAGTGATTGGATTGCAGTGCCCAGGTGGCTGCAGCCTCAGATTACATGCTCCAAGATGACATCGAGGCAAGGTGacctggccttgcagcacagccGTGATGCTTGTGTTCCTTCTTCTGCAGAGCCATGGCAgttggcagggtgtgtgtgtgtgtgtgtatacacacacgcacatacacagtCAGCAAAGCATGCAGGACAAGGAAAAGGCTTACCTTCCCGTTTGCTCTCTGCATTCTCCTCAGCATTGCGGatctctctctcttcagcttGGGGTGGTTCTGGCCTTTCTGGAGGAGGCAGCTCCTTCTTCTCCCCTGAAGAAAATGAACAGACAGGCATCTCTAGATGGAGCCAGTGAAGTGCCAGATGTTCTGTGCCCCTCGGTGCCTCCCTTCGCCCACCCACTCGGTATGTAGTTTTCCCCATAACGTGATGTCCGCAGAAagtcataaaaatatttaatagcaTGAGAGCCTGCTGGCACCAAACCTCTGCTAACTGCCTTGGCTTATTAAAATGCAAAACCTAACCCTACAGAGCTTTGTAGTGGACACACAGTAATGTGGGCACCTGTCAGGCTCTCCTAGCTCACACAGGGTCCCCAGTGAGCAGCATGGCACAGCACCTGAtgctaagcaagcaagcaaacaactgcaGAATAGATATTACTAGATCTGTTACTGCCATCTGCTTTATAGTTCACCCTGCCCCCACAACAAGAGAAAGAGTGGTAAAGGTTGTGTAGCAGTCATATGAAAAAGTGGATACAGGCAGAGGTGACGAGAGCCTTTGACaattcactattaaaatatttgaaattccattacacaaatacacattttaaaataagagtGCAAAGAAGGCAATGAATATTCATTTCCTGTGAATGCAGGAACTGTGTTGTCTTACTATAGGAAATGCATTTCATTCACTTACTCATTCACTCATGGAGGTGAATGTGCAGATGTCACATGATACCGAGAGTTAAAGATAGGACTTATTGGTGGGAAAGGCAGAGTTGAGGCCTCAGAGACTCAGGCTGGGCATGGCTCAAATACCCCTGGAGTCAGGTGTGAATTCTTCAAATTCTCTGCAGCACCAGCTGAATGCGGCAATGATTTATAGTTACGCACAGGAATGCAAAATCTCAGGGGCCCAGGTGATAAACTGAGGTCTTGAATgacagaaggaagaagcagaggaaggttCTACCTGTGTCATTCTCCTTCTCAGCAGGCTTTAGCCTTTCCTGCAGAATGATACTGTCCTTCCCACCCACGTCCTTATCTCTCTTCTTGTCCTGCTGGTCCAGCTGAAGGTCTTTGTATGGAGGCCGTTGATCTTCCTGAGCATCTGACTCTGGCAGTGGTTTTGCATCTTTTACAGGATGGCCTTCCAGCTTTTCCTGGTTGCCTTCACCCTTGGGTTGTTTGGGAACAGGTTGAGGCTTTGCCTGTTCCTCTCCCAACACAGGACTCTCCTCCACCAGAACCTCCTTGTTGGCGGGCGGCTGCTCGTCTTCAGGCTCGTCACGGTCCTGACCTTCATCCACCACTACCTCATCACGTGGTACTGGTGGCTCGTGGCGATGGGCTTCTCCAATGGGTTGTGCAAATCCTGCAGCAGAGACAAGGAAAACAGGAGACTAGAAAGAGCAGACAAGTACCATAAAACAAAGTCCCAT is a window encoding:
- the SLC38A10 gene encoding solute carrier family 38 member 10, translated to MASAPSSGSNWGLIMNIVNSIVGVSVLTMPFCFRQCGIFLGALLLVFCSWMTHQSCMFLVKSANLSKRRTYPGLAFHAYGKSGKMLVETSMIGLMLGTCIAFYVVIGDLGSNFFARLLGLQVSGLFRIVLLFIVSLCIVLPLSLQRNMMASIQSFSAMALIFYTVFMFVIVLSAFKHGLFGGQWLQRVSYARWEGIFRCIPIFGMSFACQSQVLPTYDSLDEPSVTSMSSIFASSLKVVTSFYVMVGFFGYVSYTEAIEGNVLMNFPSNLVTEMIRFGFMMSVAVGFPMMILPCRQALNTLLFEQQQKDGTFAAGGYMPPLRFKALTLAVVFGTMVGGIMIPNVETILGLTGATMGSLICFICPALIYKKIHKNALCSQLILWIGLGVLLISTYTTLSATQDVPAKIEVLEPGKLPGEIEKALDQDSVQMADQNPAIEEVAHNHDKPILQNGKEEVEQPQIKVPMDVPKREEKEKPKEEVQLDRPDQGFAQPIGEAHRHEPPVPRDEVVVDEGQDRDEPEDEQPPANKEVLVEESPVLGEEQAKPQPVPKQPKGEGNQEKLEGHPVKDAKPLPESDAQEDQRPPYKDLQLDQQDKKRDKDVGGKDSIILQERLKPAEKENDTGEKKELPPPERPEPPQAEEREIRNAEENAESKREEDGKKKLLDHAVLLQVIKEQQVQQKQLLDQQAKLLAVIEEQHKEIHQQRQEDGGEEKMQQEVHQEPDLPFAKSKEREEAVESKLEDAAKNVAKDRPDNPLHVLDNQPLDSDWQKKQAMVQGEQKNMNSILTRAPPKNPAAHVNEGEKIAQHQSVKNQADKLVEPIRSNSQIVRAERQQQEKLAKIEKLKEGQDTEVAQNAQEKIKNVLERAKVVEGGEGRREESDAANSHVDAERSPPRVLERVPFAQEAKKEETHHKEQQEDPSHKAKADGKIQENFAVQEAMKPDKVEKKQSLPLDPVDGVQGQGDSSREKMAAEAPNAQVIHANKPRLDSQGEPKEPEKIRGSESDPVVKLEQMPAQRDQENAKPNRDLKLQADLDLRRKRRDLEEEEEGGPGGVIIALNPLPDVKVNDLRSALETRLNQAAEGVQQALHSRQIKQITEEEV